Part of the Vibrio ishigakensis genome, TTCCTTGGCAATGCCTGTAACGTTAAGTCGAGCTGCGCTTAGAGCACAGATCTACTTTCACCATGGTAATACGACTGCTAGGGTGAATGTAACCAATAGTTGCATTAGCCATCCAAGGCTGTGATTTAAAACGGCATTGAACAGACTCAGACCAGAGTAAATCCGCTTAAATTTCCCTAATTTCGTAAAACTGCATCGAATGCCTAAATTATGGACAATAAAAAAGGCAGCTGAGCTGCCTTTTTATCACCACATTAGATCGTCTGGTACGACGAAGTCTTTGTACGGGTCGTCCTCGTCTACCGTTTCTTCGGTAGGTTCAGCGGTCGCAACCACAGCTTCTGGAACACGGGTAGCAATCTTCTCTGCAACCACAGTCGGGATAACTGCGTATCCTTCACCATCACGAGCCACACTTAAGATGCCCTTTGATAGCTGAGTACGGATCAGCTCTTCCACGTATAGCGCTTTTACTAGAGTGCCATCGGTAAAGTTGTATTTGATCTCACCTTTTGAAATATCGATACGGTTCATATCGATAAGCTGTTTTACCTGAGCCTTGAGCTCTTTGGCTAGGCGCTGCTGCTCACGCTCTTGGTTGATCTTTTTATCACGCTCTTGCTGAGCGATACGATTCTCTTCGGCTGCTACCTTAGCTTCACGAGCTTGAACGCGAGATTTCTTCGCGCCTTTCTTCGCTTTCTTTAGCTTTTTCTCGTTAACTAGGCCAGCTTTGAGCATCTGCTCCTGAAGGGTCAGTTTTGCCATCTCTTATACTTCTGTTTAATTTCTTTGATAGTTAATTCTCGCATGTCCGCAGGCATTTTTCCTAGGCACAAATAAAAAAACCCGCAGATATCTGCGGGCCTTTGTATTCTAACGAGGGATTACTCCCACTCGATGGTCGCTGGCGGCTTACCTGAGATGTCGTAAACTACGCGAGAGATACCATCAACTTCGTTAATAATACGGTTCGAAACCTTACCTAGGAAGTCATAAGGTAGATGTGCCCAGTGAGCAGTCATAAAGTCGATAGTCTCAACTGCACGCAGAGATACAACCCAATCGTACTTACGGCCATCGCCCATTACACCTACAGAGCGAACTGGTAGGAATACAGTGAACGCTTGAGATACCTTGTGGTAAAGGTCTGCAGCGTGAAGCTCTTCAATGAAGATAGCATCCGCACGACGTAGCAGGTCACAGTACTCTTTCTTGATCTCGCCAAGTACACGTACACCTAGGCCTGGACCTGGGAACGGGTGGCGATAAAGCATGTTGTATGGAAGACCTAGCTCTAGACCGATCTTACGAACTTCATCTTTGAATAGCTCGCGTAGTGGCTCAACAAGACCCATTTCCATATCGTCTGGCAGACCGCCAACGTTATGGTGAGACTTGATTACGTGTGCCTTACCTGTCTTAGATGCGGCTGACTCGATAACGTCTGGGTAGATAGTACCCTGCGCTAGCCACTTAGCATTCTCAAGCTTCTTCGACTCTTCGTCGAATACGTCTACGAATACATGACCAATAGTCTTACGCTTGTCTTCTGGATCAGATTTACCTTCAAGTGCTTTTAGGAAACGCTCTTCAGCATCAACCTTGATGATATTCAGACCGAAGTGGTCACCAAACATCTCCATTACCTGCTCGCCTTCGTTTAGACGCAGTAGACCGTTGTCTACGAATACACAGGTCAGCTTGTCACCGATTGCACGGTGAACCAGCATAGCCACTACAGATGAATCAACACCACCTGATAGACCAAGGATTACTTCATCATCGCCCACTTGTTCTTTGATACGAGCAACAGCATCATCGATAATAGATTGAGAAGTCCAAAGCTTTTCACAACCACACACATTAAGAACGAAGTTCTCAAGCATGCGAGTACCTTGGCGAGTGTGCGTCACCTCAGGGTGGAACTGCACGCCGTAGTATTTCTTCTCTTCGTTTGCCATAGCAGCGTATGGGCAAGTGTCGGTTTCAGCGATCTTGGTGAAGTCTGCTGGGATCTCAACAACCTTGTCACCGTGGCTCATCCAAACGTCTAGAAGGGCGTTACCATCTTCAGCGATAGCATCTTCGATGTTGTGGAAGATAGAAGAATCTTCAACCACTTTAACCTGTGCATAACCGAATTCACGCTCATCAGAACCAGCAACCTTGCCGCCCAATTGCTCAGCCATGGTCTGCATGCCGTAGCACACACCAAGAACTGGCACGCCTGAATCGAATACGTATTGAGGTGCACGTGGAGAGTTCGCTTCCGTTACGCTCTCTGGACCACCAGATAGGATGATGCCATCTGGATTAAATTCACGAATATCAGCTTCTTCTACATCCCAGCTCCAAAGCTCACAGTAAACACCGATTTCACGCACACGACGAGCTACAAGCTGAGTGTACTGAGAACCGAAATCTAGAATCAGAATACGCTGATCGTGGATATTTTTAGTCATTAGAAATCTCGACAATATTAGGTGGATGGAGGCAATCGCCTCCAAAGCTTTAAATAAGTTTCTTAATAAAGTTCTAGGTTACATTTAGCTAAGCTGAGTGGCTTTGTAGCAAGGAGAAGGCGCACAGTTTACAAGTGGTAAATGAGCACCTTCGACGCAGATACAGAGTCACTCAGCAACGATAAATTAACCTAGGCGGTAGTTTGGAGCTTCTTTGGTAATCTGTACGTCATGCACGTGAGACTCATTAAGACCCGCGCCAGAAATACGTACAAACTCAGCCTTGGTGCGCATATCTTCGATAGTTGCGCTACCAGTCAAACCCATGCTTGAGCGTAGGCCACCCATTTGCTGGTGAACGATCTCTTTTAGGCGACCTTTATAAGCGATACGACCTTCGATACCTTCTGGAACCAGCTTGTCAGCTGCGTTATCAGTTTGGAAGTAACGGTCAGAAGAGCCTTGAGACATAGCGCCAAGAGAACCCATGCCACGGTATGCTTTGTAAGAACGACCTTGATAAAGGATAACCTCACCCGGCGCTTCTTCAGTACCTGCGAACATAGAGCCAACCATCACACAAGATGCGCCAGCAACGATAGCTTTACAGATGTCACCAGAGAAACGGATACCGCCATCAGCGATTACTGGGATATCGAACTCAGCTGCAACCTCAGCTGCATCTGCGATAGCCGTTACCTGAGGAACACCAACGCCAGTTACGATGCGAGTGGTACAGATAGAACCAGGGCCGATACCAACCTTAACTGCGCTTACGCCGGCTTCGATAAGAGCACGTGCACCTGCGCCAGTTGCTACGTTACCACCGATAATTTCAAGATCTGGGTAAGCAGCACGAGTTTCGCGGATACGGTTTAGAACGCCTTCAGAGTGACCGTGTGAAGAGTCGATAAGAAGTACGTCAACGCCAGCTTCAACTAGAGCAGCAACGCGCTCTTCGTTACCAGCACCAGCACCAACAGCAGCGCCAACGCGTAGACGGCCGCGCTCATCTTTACATGCGTTTGGTTTACGTTCTGCTTTGTGGAAGTCTTTTGCAGTAATCATACCGCGTAGTTGGAAGTCGTCGTTTACAACAAGCACCTTCTCAACGCGCGCTTCGTGCATCTTCTCTTGAACTTCTTCAGGAGATGCGCCCTCTTTAACCGCAGCTAGGTTTTCCTTCGAGGTCATTACTTCTTGAACTGTCTTAGATAGGTCAGTTACGAAACGAATGTCACGACCAGTGATGATACCTACAAGCTCTTGGCCATCAGTAACAACTGGGAAGCCTGCAAAGCCGTGCTTTTCAGTTAGCTTAAGTACTTCTTCGATAGACATTTCAGGACGAACGGTCACTGGATCAGAAACGATGCCCGCTTCGAAGATCTTAACCTGACGTACCATCTCAGCTTGCGCTTCGATAGACATGTTCTTATGAATAAAACCGATGCCACCCTCTTGTGCCAGGGCAATCGCTAGACGAGCCTCGGTAACGGTATCCATAGATGCAGAGATCATAGGGATGTTCAAGTTGATGTTTTTCGTCAAACGAGTGCGAAGATCGGCAGTGTTTGGGAGAACGGTGGAGTGTGCTGGGACCAATAGTACATCATCAAAGGTCAGCGCTTCTTTGGCAATACGTAGCATTTGCAATATCTCACAACATAGGTGGTTAAAAATAAAGGTATCCAACGCCTAACAGGAAGTTAGTAGATTGAGTTGGATTGATATTGCGGAGGGATTATACGCAGAGCGCAAACGGTTGGCTACTCATTTTTATGATTTTTATTTGCACTCTAAACCTTGATGTGTATTATATTGGCGCTATCCTCCATACTCACGTCTAGCGAGTCCGAATTTGCCCTCCCAGCAAAACAGCAACATCTATACCGTCTCTCGTCTTAACTCTGAAGTCCGCCTGTTACTAGAAAACGAAATGGGTATAGTGTGGCTTATCGGTGAGATCTCTAACTTCTCGGCTCCCGTTTCAGGACACTGGTATCTGACCCTTAAAGATTCCCGCGCACAGGTAAAATGCGCCATGTTCCGTGGCAATAACCGTCGTGTGACATTTAGACCTGAGAATGGAAAACAAGTCTTAGTAAAAGCACGCCTCTCTTTATATGAACCTCGCGGAGATTATCAGCTCATTATCGAGTCGATGCAGCCAGAGGGGGATGGTCGCCTGCAACAAGAGTTTGAGAAGCTTAAGATGCAACTGGCCGCTGAAGGTCTGTTTGCTCAGTCAAACAAACTTCCAATTCCAGAACATCCAAAGCGTATCGGCGTGGTCACCTCTTCTACCGGTGCTGCCCTGCACGATATCTTGCGAGTGCTTAAACGCCGCGATCCAAGCTTGCCTGTAATCATCTACCCTACTCTGGTTCAGGGTGAGCCGGCGGCTTTTCATATTGCTCAGGCGATTGGTCTTGCTAATGAGAGAAACGAGTGCGATGTGCTGATTGTGGGCCGTGGTGGTGGCTCTCTGGAAGATCTGTGGTGTTTCAACCACGAGGTAGTGGCACGCACTATAGCTTCTAGCCAGATCCCTATTATCAGTGCTGTTGGTCATGAAGTGGATGTGACCATAGCAGACTTTGTGGCGGATATGCGCGCAGCCACCCCATCAGCCGCAGCAGAGTTGGTAAGCCGAGACCAAAGCCATAAGAGTGATCAATTAGGCAATAGACGACGCCAATTGCTTTCAGCCATGCAGCAGCAGTTATCTCTGTTTAAGCAGCAGTTGCTGACACAGCAACATAGACTAGAACGTCTACATCCAAAGCATCAACTGCAAGAGCAGAGCCAGCAGCTGGACGAAAAAGAGATGCGCCTCAAGCAGGTTATGCGTGACTTGTTGGCTAGACGTCGTCAGCAGATCCAAAACCTTGAGCATAGACTGCAGCTAAGGTCTCCTGATACCCAGGTTGCGGCATCGAAGCAGAAACTGTCTAGCCTAGAGCAACGCCTGCAAAGCGCCATTCAAAGTCGAA contains:
- the guaA gene encoding glutamine-hydrolyzing GMP synthase, which encodes MTKNIHDQRILILDFGSQYTQLVARRVREIGVYCELWSWDVEEADIREFNPDGIILSGGPESVTEANSPRAPQYVFDSGVPVLGVCYGMQTMAEQLGGKVAGSDEREFGYAQVKVVEDSSIFHNIEDAIAEDGNALLDVWMSHGDKVVEIPADFTKIAETDTCPYAAMANEEKKYYGVQFHPEVTHTRQGTRMLENFVLNVCGCEKLWTSQSIIDDAVARIKEQVGDDEVILGLSGGVDSSVVAMLVHRAIGDKLTCVFVDNGLLRLNEGEQVMEMFGDHFGLNIIKVDAEERFLKALEGKSDPEDKRKTIGHVFVDVFDEESKKLENAKWLAQGTIYPDVIESAASKTGKAHVIKSHHNVGGLPDDMEMGLVEPLRELFKDEVRKIGLELGLPYNMLYRHPFPGPGLGVRVLGEIKKEYCDLLRRADAIFIEELHAADLYHKVSQAFTVFLPVRSVGVMGDGRKYDWVVSLRAVETIDFMTAHWAHLPYDFLGKVSNRIINEVDGISRVVYDISGKPPATIEWE
- the guaB gene encoding IMP dehydrogenase, with the protein product MLRIAKEALTFDDVLLVPAHSTVLPNTADLRTRLTKNINLNIPMISASMDTVTEARLAIALAQEGGIGFIHKNMSIEAQAEMVRQVKIFEAGIVSDPVTVRPEMSIEEVLKLTEKHGFAGFPVVTDGQELVGIITGRDIRFVTDLSKTVQEVMTSKENLAAVKEGASPEEVQEKMHEARVEKVLVVNDDFQLRGMITAKDFHKAERKPNACKDERGRLRVGAAVGAGAGNEERVAALVEAGVDVLLIDSSHGHSEGVLNRIRETRAAYPDLEIIGGNVATGAGARALIEAGVSAVKVGIGPGSICTTRIVTGVGVPQVTAIADAAEVAAEFDIPVIADGGIRFSGDICKAIVAGASCVMVGSMFAGTEEAPGEVILYQGRSYKAYRGMGSLGAMSQGSSDRYFQTDNAADKLVPEGIEGRIAYKGRLKEIVHQQMGGLRSSMGLTGSATIEDMRTKAEFVRISGAGLNESHVHDVQITKEAPNYRLG
- a CDS encoding DUF2058 domain-containing protein codes for the protein MAKLTLQEQMLKAGLVNEKKLKKAKKGAKKSRVQAREAKVAAEENRIAQQERDKKINQEREQQRLAKELKAQVKQLIDMNRIDISKGEIKYNFTDGTLVKALYVEELIRTQLSKGILSVARDGEGYAVIPTVVAEKIATRVPEAVVATAEPTEETVDEDDPYKDFVVPDDLMW
- the xseA gene encoding exodeoxyribonuclease VII large subunit — encoded protein: MPSQQNSNIYTVSRLNSEVRLLLENEMGIVWLIGEISNFSAPVSGHWYLTLKDSRAQVKCAMFRGNNRRVTFRPENGKQVLVKARLSLYEPRGDYQLIIESMQPEGDGRLQQEFEKLKMQLAAEGLFAQSNKLPIPEHPKRIGVVTSSTGAALHDILRVLKRRDPSLPVIIYPTLVQGEPAAFHIAQAIGLANERNECDVLIVGRGGGSLEDLWCFNHEVVARTIASSQIPIISAVGHEVDVTIADFVADMRAATPSAAAELVSRDQSHKSDQLGNRRRQLLSAMQQQLSLFKQQLLTQQHRLERLHPKHQLQEQSQQLDEKEMRLKQVMRDLLARRRQQIQNLEHRLQLRSPDTQVAASKQKLSSLEQRLQSAIQSRMTQEKYALGLLAEKLDAVSPLATMMRGYSISSVGKKVVTQASEVKVEDTLTTRFADGQVTSKVISVD